One window of the Candidatus Binataceae bacterium genome contains the following:
- a CDS encoding choice-of-anchor D domain-containing protein, translated as MNKPHSSGGLTRWLRVSLVALAIALVARPAGASDTQVVISGGPDGTTPFNVTDDLSISVNGTPVYSDGSAPAGSRQPINLGKISQGDTLQFTVTSQEASGTSGGGNLIQNGNFNGLADWTSVAVSSGGFSGYPMFDLRDGQPCNSVGTYLGIDVPGGADGYVEQTITLPQGSYSLSFRSWNDLDATLVTISVVAGGQTTQLDSYSPPSVYADDSLDCTDNTPITKSYDLTRWAGQTITIRLEATSDGSDGTIANFTNVTVASSTCPSIDALYLSCTPGASVQLTQAMNQECGNSSPLTFTSKVPDLCSALSLTLNPVKIPNDGSTTYATVNLVDSNLKPVSGQTVTFSVPSSIGTLVSNARQTTDQNGSAQVRIRGAKTEGQGDITASDASGDHTSATLTILPPDPNLPHGLTVADTIRRPGETDRDVLERLYQKAIPSGVLATGFGTGVLNNIGAAVTSLPGISSAVPQSLQQGLWSDSCGGYQGQVLDLLNALHGDAQTAGYFNDLDYGPVQSNFGGHHAVVLYDHGTNYYQTGEVLDPWIAQRPDIYSWDGWDVLNLETGTTDTSTQKGLYPLTGGSSYPSQGSRALQAPHPYRPSDPPLDNETYTLQVVVSGPVQAYVEDGLGRINGLPPSGGVTQIPDSWQYLLPDSNGALYTYFLLTNRNDYKLTLTGVRNGSANVDVSLGDPLQATLASYDYDSIPVSKGGVITMPMSYTSLGQPLALSSGTITPMPAPPPGVTLNGSSEIKVSEIAPGNFVGSQTIAGTFVVTNASGGTAQISSVTIALNHAHEVSALTVDSSGGSAMPLSQSIGASNVFNFDPPLTINQNSSMGIRVTTTVSTAKPAADATLMVTAVSSSPVAADGLPVTVFGPTTTVTALKPIGSVEHSPSALDFGMLKVGTTKTKILTLSNPKRNTGPLQIVSVMQSAFPTTTDFAIDASGCTSSPVALGKKCQVAVTYSPSKTGTFQEKLVLIDNERKPQTISIDGVGK; from the coding sequence GTGAACAAACCCCATTCGAGCGGCGGTCTGACGCGATGGTTGAGAGTTTCGCTCGTTGCGTTGGCGATCGCGTTGGTAGCGAGACCGGCGGGCGCATCGGATACGCAGGTCGTCATCTCGGGTGGTCCCGACGGAACTACGCCCTTCAACGTCACGGACGACCTTTCCATATCGGTTAATGGAACCCCCGTTTACAGTGATGGTTCGGCGCCAGCAGGATCGCGGCAGCCGATCAATCTCGGGAAGATCTCCCAGGGCGACACGCTCCAATTCACCGTTACATCGCAAGAAGCCAGCGGCACCAGCGGCGGCGGCAACCTGATCCAGAACGGCAACTTCAACGGCTTGGCTGATTGGACTTCCGTCGCCGTCAGCAGCGGCGGCTTCAGCGGCTATCCGATGTTCGACTTGCGAGACGGCCAGCCCTGCAACTCGGTCGGAACATATCTCGGAATTGATGTACCCGGCGGCGCCGACGGGTACGTCGAGCAGACCATTACCCTGCCGCAGGGATCGTACTCTCTCAGTTTTCGATCATGGAACGATCTCGATGCGACCCTGGTGACGATATCGGTCGTAGCCGGCGGCCAGACAACTCAGCTCGATAGTTATTCTCCACCTTCGGTTTACGCCGACGACTCACTCGACTGCACCGACAATACGCCGATTACCAAGTCGTACGATCTCACGCGGTGGGCCGGTCAAACTATAACGATCAGGCTTGAAGCGACCTCCGACGGTTCCGACGGAACCATCGCAAACTTCACGAACGTCACGGTCGCCTCCAGCACGTGCCCTTCGATCGATGCACTCTATTTGAGCTGCACTCCGGGCGCTTCAGTACAACTTACGCAAGCGATGAATCAGGAATGCGGCAATAGTTCGCCGCTAACCTTTACGAGCAAGGTTCCAGACCTCTGCAGCGCGCTGAGTCTTACGCTCAACCCAGTAAAGATTCCCAACGACGGCAGCACTACGTACGCGACCGTCAACCTGGTCGATTCGAATCTGAAACCCGTATCCGGGCAGACCGTGACTTTCTCAGTACCTTCGTCTATCGGGACTCTCGTCTCAAACGCGCGGCAAACGACTGATCAGAACGGCAGCGCGCAAGTGCGGATCCGCGGTGCGAAGACCGAAGGACAGGGCGACATAACGGCTTCCGACGCGAGTGGCGATCACACGAGCGCGACGCTCACGATTCTACCGCCCGATCCGAATTTGCCCCACGGCCTAACCGTAGCTGACACGATCCGCCGTCCCGGCGAGACAGACCGCGATGTGCTCGAGCGTCTTTATCAAAAGGCGATCCCCTCGGGGGTCTTAGCCACCGGCTTCGGTACCGGTGTTCTTAACAACATCGGAGCCGCAGTGACATCTTTGCCGGGAATATCGAGTGCCGTTCCCCAATCGCTCCAGCAGGGTTTGTGGAGTGACTCATGCGGTGGCTACCAGGGGCAGGTCCTTGATCTGCTCAACGCACTCCATGGAGACGCGCAGACCGCCGGTTACTTCAACGACCTGGACTATGGACCTGTCCAATCCAATTTTGGCGGGCATCATGCGGTCGTGCTCTACGATCATGGCACCAACTATTATCAGACCGGCGAGGTGCTCGATCCTTGGATTGCTCAGCGCCCGGACATTTATTCGTGGGATGGCTGGGATGTTCTCAACCTGGAAACGGGCACCACAGATACCTCGACACAAAAGGGGCTATATCCGCTGACGGGCGGCAGCAGCTATCCCAGCCAGGGATCGAGAGCGCTCCAGGCGCCGCACCCGTATCGGCCGAGCGATCCGCCGTTGGACAACGAGACTTATACGCTCCAGGTCGTTGTCAGCGGTCCCGTGCAGGCCTATGTGGAGGACGGGCTGGGGCGAATAAATGGACTACCGCCGAGTGGCGGAGTGACGCAGATCCCCGATTCATGGCAATACTTACTGCCCGACAGCAACGGCGCTCTCTATACCTATTTTCTGCTGACAAATCGCAATGACTACAAGTTAACGCTTACCGGCGTCCGTAATGGTTCGGCCAATGTCGATGTCTCGTTGGGCGATCCTTTGCAAGCAACGCTCGCCAGTTACGACTACGACTCGATACCGGTGAGCAAGGGCGGTGTGATCACCATGCCGATGAGCTATACCTCGCTCGGCCAGCCGCTTGCGCTCTCGAGCGGAACGATCACGCCGATGCCGGCACCGCCGCCGGGCGTCACTCTGAACGGCTCGTCGGAAATAAAGGTCTCGGAGATCGCACCTGGTAATTTCGTTGGATCGCAGACGATTGCCGGGACTTTCGTGGTCACCAACGCGAGCGGCGGCACCGCCCAAATCAGTTCAGTGACAATCGCGCTCAATCACGCACACGAGGTTTCGGCACTAACTGTGGATAGCAGCGGGGGTTCGGCAATGCCCCTGAGCCAGAGTATCGGGGCGTCGAACGTCTTCAACTTCGATCCGCCGCTAACGATCAATCAGAACAGTTCAATGGGAATTCGTGTAACCACGACCGTGTCTACTGCTAAACCCGCTGCGGACGCGACGCTCATGGTTACTGCAGTGAGCTCATCACCAGTTGCCGCTGATGGACTTCCAGTTACCGTTTTTGGGCCAACCACCACGGTGACAGCGCTCAAGCCAATTGGCTCTGTCGAGCATAGTCCGAGCGCACTCGACTTCGGCATGCTCAAAGTCGGAACGACGAAGACCAAGATACTGACCCTCTCGAACCCGAAGCGGAATACAGGTCCCCTACAGATAGTGTCGGTAATGCAGAGCGCGTTCCCGACGACGACCGACTTCGCGATCGATGCGTCAGGCTGCACGAGCAGTCCGGTGGCACTCGGGAAAAAATGTCAAGTTGCAGTTACCTACTCGCCCAGCAAGACCGGC